One Amycolatopsis thermophila DNA segment encodes these proteins:
- a CDS encoding acetate--CoA ligase family protein, translating to MTLAITPERLASLFRPRSVALVGASNKSSFSRSAYNNLVEFGFADRTFLVNRRGAETHGRPTVTSCTRIGEPVDVAFMMVPQAGTLDALTDAAEAGIRNAVILSSGYGEAGEAGRAAQAELVAHAESLDVVLLGPNHLGFANFVDQVPVTPINGLPHRAGSVALLSQSGASSQAMLSFAGICGADLSSMVTLGNEAMITAGHVLDYLVDDEHTRAIAIFLETIRDPEVFRSAARRAAAAGKPVVVLKAGSSELAARTAAAHTGALVGDDRTIDAVFRDLGVIRVDSIEDMLITAGTAAQLGRLARPGIGVVSISGGACDILADRAEDLGAELPAFAESTEQALAEIMPPYGTIHNPLDVTGAAIIDPTIFTRAIEAVSADPGVGVVAVVNALPWQSDGRPYTGQVFADAIGDGIGRAQSPVVYVNQVLEPITAYTREVMAHARVPHAVPGLRQAVVALRNLAWWSETTRDAATPHEPRALPVPDSSARRGTWSESAARGLLADAGIPVVPAELVTSAQQAVRAAAGFGGPVALKIVSPGILHKSDIGGVRLGLAGDEAVAAAYEEVAAAGAKVPGATIEGVLVSPMRAGGTELLAGVVRDPQWGPVLAVALGGIFVEVLGDSALSPLPVTPARARQLLEGLRGAALLRGARGGEPADLDALADVIARVGDLALALGDDLESLEINPLRVAGNTVEALDAVVTWRNT from the coding sequence ATGACCCTCGCGATCACCCCGGAGCGGCTCGCTTCACTGTTCCGGCCGCGTTCGGTCGCCCTCGTCGGAGCCTCGAACAAGTCGAGCTTCTCCCGCAGCGCCTACAACAACCTGGTGGAGTTCGGCTTCGCCGACCGCACGTTCCTGGTCAACCGGCGCGGCGCCGAGACCCACGGGCGGCCGACGGTCACATCGTGCACGCGGATCGGGGAGCCGGTCGACGTCGCGTTCATGATGGTGCCCCAGGCGGGCACGCTGGACGCCCTCACCGACGCGGCCGAAGCCGGGATCCGCAACGCCGTGATCCTGTCCTCGGGGTACGGAGAAGCCGGTGAGGCCGGCCGGGCCGCGCAGGCCGAGCTCGTCGCGCACGCCGAGTCCCTGGACGTGGTGCTGCTCGGACCGAACCACCTCGGCTTCGCGAACTTCGTCGACCAGGTGCCGGTGACGCCGATCAACGGCCTCCCGCACCGGGCTGGTTCGGTGGCTCTGCTCTCCCAGAGCGGCGCCAGCTCGCAGGCCATGCTCAGTTTCGCGGGGATCTGCGGCGCGGACCTCTCGTCGATGGTCACCCTCGGGAACGAGGCCATGATCACCGCGGGGCACGTGCTGGACTACCTCGTCGACGACGAGCACACCCGCGCGATCGCGATCTTCCTGGAGACCATCCGCGACCCGGAGGTCTTCCGCTCCGCGGCCCGGCGCGCCGCCGCCGCGGGCAAGCCGGTCGTGGTGCTCAAAGCGGGCAGCAGCGAGCTGGCCGCACGCACCGCGGCGGCCCACACCGGAGCGCTCGTCGGCGACGACCGGACCATCGACGCGGTCTTCCGCGACCTCGGAGTCATCCGGGTGGACTCCATCGAGGACATGCTGATCACCGCGGGCACCGCCGCGCAGCTCGGGCGGCTGGCGCGTCCCGGCATCGGCGTGGTGTCGATCTCCGGCGGGGCCTGCGACATCCTCGCCGACCGCGCCGAGGACCTGGGCGCCGAACTGCCGGCGTTCGCCGAGAGCACCGAGCAGGCGCTCGCGGAGATCATGCCCCCGTACGGCACCATACACAATCCACTTGACGTCACCGGCGCCGCGATCATCGACCCGACCATCTTCACCCGCGCGATCGAAGCGGTCTCCGCCGATCCGGGCGTCGGTGTGGTCGCCGTCGTCAACGCTCTGCCCTGGCAGTCGGACGGCCGACCGTACACCGGCCAGGTCTTCGCCGACGCCATCGGCGACGGGATCGGCCGCGCGCAGAGCCCCGTGGTCTACGTCAACCAGGTGCTCGAGCCGATCACCGCCTACACCAGGGAGGTCATGGCGCACGCGAGGGTGCCGCACGCCGTGCCCGGGCTGCGGCAGGCCGTCGTGGCGCTGCGGAACCTCGCCTGGTGGTCGGAGACCACGCGCGACGCCGCCACCCCGCACGAGCCGCGTGCGCTTCCGGTGCCGGACTCGTCCGCCCGCCGCGGCACGTGGTCCGAATCCGCTGCCCGCGGGCTGCTGGCGGACGCGGGAATCCCGGTCGTGCCGGCGGAGCTGGTGACCTCGGCCCAGCAGGCGGTACGGGCCGCCGCCGGGTTCGGCGGCCCGGTCGCGCTGAAGATCGTCTCCCCCGGGATCCTGCACAAGAGCGACATCGGCGGAGTCCGGCTCGGTCTGGCCGGCGACGAGGCCGTCGCCGCGGCCTACGAAGAAGTCGCCGCGGCCGGCGCGAAGGTACCGGGCGCCACCATCGAAGGCGTGCTCGTCTCCCCGATGCGGGCCGGCGGCACCGAACTGCTGGCCGGTGTCGTCCGGGATCCGCAGTGGGGACCGGTGCTCGCGGTGGCGCTCGGCGGCATCTTCGTCGAGGTCCTCGGCGACTCGGCCCTCTCACCGCTGCCCGTCACTCCAGCCAGGGCCCGGCAGCTGCTCGAGGGACTACGGGGTGCAGCGCTGCTGAGGGGTGCGCGCGGCGGCGAGCCCGCGGACCTCGACGCCCTCGCCGACGTCATCGCCCGGGTCGGCGACCTGGCGCTCGCGCTGGGTGACGACCTCGAATCCCTCGAAATCAACCCGCTGCGGGTTGCCGGAAACACCGTCGAAGCCCTCGACGCTGTCGTCACGTGGAGGAACACATGA
- a CDS encoding nitronate monooxygenase, whose product MIKTALTDLLGVDHPLVGFNRSPGVVAAVTNAGGFGVLAASAYTPEELDAQLTWIEQQVEGKPYGVDLLVPEKFATGDPDNLIASLRAQIPAEHIAFVDGLLAEYGIPATTPRAGHDEVSASINPDGAQALLDVAFSHRISLVANALGTPPPHLVDRAHQAGVVVASLVGQRKHAVRQLDSGVDVLIAQGTEAGGHTGTIATMVLTPEIVDLAGDKPVLAAGGIASGRQLAAALALGASGAWCGSVWLSSHEDITPLPVKEKFLAATSSDTLRSPTRTGKPARQLRSAWHDAWEKPDSPKPLPMPLQPMLVNEAWERIDAAAEQGHEGAKKLESFFIGQVVGSFAALRPAADIARQLVADCENRLAELAASTTNG is encoded by the coding sequence ATGATCAAGACCGCACTCACCGACCTGCTCGGGGTCGACCACCCGCTCGTCGGGTTCAACCGCTCCCCCGGGGTCGTGGCCGCGGTGACCAACGCCGGCGGGTTCGGTGTCCTGGCCGCCAGCGCGTACACCCCCGAAGAGCTGGACGCCCAGTTGACCTGGATCGAGCAGCAGGTGGAGGGCAAACCCTACGGCGTCGACCTCCTCGTCCCCGAGAAGTTCGCCACCGGTGACCCGGACAACCTGATCGCCAGCCTGCGTGCCCAGATCCCGGCCGAGCACATCGCGTTCGTCGACGGCCTGCTCGCGGAGTACGGCATCCCGGCGACCACACCGCGGGCCGGCCACGACGAGGTCTCCGCCTCGATCAACCCCGACGGCGCCCAGGCCCTGCTCGACGTCGCCTTCTCCCACCGCATCTCCCTGGTCGCCAACGCACTCGGCACTCCCCCACCGCACCTCGTCGACCGCGCGCACCAGGCCGGTGTCGTCGTCGCCTCACTGGTGGGACAACGCAAACACGCCGTCCGTCAGCTCGATTCAGGGGTGGACGTCCTGATCGCGCAGGGCACGGAAGCCGGCGGGCACACCGGCACGATCGCCACCATGGTGCTCACCCCGGAGATCGTCGACCTGGCCGGGGACAAACCCGTCCTCGCCGCCGGTGGGATCGCCTCCGGCAGGCAGCTGGCCGCGGCACTGGCCCTCGGCGCCTCCGGCGCGTGGTGCGGTTCGGTGTGGCTGTCCAGCCACGAGGACATCACACCGTTGCCCGTCAAGGAAAAGTTCCTCGCCGCCACCAGCTCCGACACCCTCCGCTCGCCCACCCGCACCGGCAAACCGGCCCGCCAGCTCCGCAGCGCCTGGCACGACGCGTGGGAGAAGCCGGACAGCCCGAAGCCCCTGCCCATGCCGCTGCAACCCATGCTCGTCAACGAAGCCTGGGAACGCATCGACGCCGCGGCCGAGCAGGGCCACGAGGGCGCGAAGAAGCTCGAATCCTTCTTCATCGGCCAGGTCGTCGGCTCCTTCGCCGCCCTCCGCCCGGCCGCCGACATCGCCCGGCAACTGGTCGCCGACTGCGAGAACCGGCTGGCCGAGCTGGCGGCAAGCACGACGAACGGCTGA
- a CDS encoding NDMA-dependent alcohol dehydrogenase, with product MKVPAAVLWERNSPWKVEEIELGEPGPGEVLVQLKASGICHSDDHGVTGDIPMPLPQVGGHEGAGVVLEVGEGVSRVRPGDHVVLSAIPACGNCRWCISGRANLCDLGRRAVAPAADEQVPARRLGGQTLSALCQLGTFASHAVVSELQAVRIDDDVPLDVAALIGCGVTTGVLGAIRVADVLPGDVVVVQGVGGIGINAVQGARIAGASTIVAVDPVERKRNWALEFGATHVAADMEEATALVADLTRGVMADKAILCVGVAHGEHLGPLVGIISKGGRVVVTSITPVTETAMTFSLFDFAMSNKELRGHVYGAANPVADFPRIIEMYRRGQLRLDELITTRYPLSEVNAGFADMHGGRNLRGLLEL from the coding sequence ATGAAGGTTCCGGCAGCGGTGCTGTGGGAGCGGAACAGCCCGTGGAAGGTCGAGGAGATCGAACTCGGCGAGCCCGGCCCCGGGGAGGTGCTGGTCCAGCTCAAGGCTTCGGGCATCTGCCACTCCGACGACCACGGCGTCACCGGTGACATCCCGATGCCCCTGCCGCAGGTCGGCGGCCACGAGGGCGCCGGCGTCGTGCTCGAGGTGGGGGAGGGGGTGTCCCGGGTACGCCCCGGTGACCACGTCGTGCTCTCCGCCATCCCGGCCTGTGGCAACTGCCGCTGGTGCATCTCCGGGCGCGCGAACCTGTGCGACCTCGGGCGCCGGGCGGTGGCCCCGGCGGCGGACGAGCAGGTTCCCGCGAGGCGCCTGGGGGGACAGACTCTCTCCGCACTGTGCCAGCTCGGCACGTTCGCGTCCCACGCGGTGGTGAGTGAGCTGCAGGCGGTGCGGATCGACGACGACGTCCCGCTGGACGTCGCTGCGCTCATCGGGTGCGGCGTGACCACGGGCGTACTCGGCGCGATCCGGGTCGCGGACGTGCTCCCCGGCGACGTCGTGGTGGTGCAGGGTGTGGGCGGCATCGGAATCAACGCGGTCCAAGGTGCCCGGATCGCCGGCGCGTCGACGATTGTCGCGGTGGACCCGGTCGAACGGAAGCGGAACTGGGCCCTGGAGTTCGGCGCGACCCACGTTGCCGCGGACATGGAGGAGGCGACGGCACTGGTCGCCGACCTCACCCGCGGTGTCATGGCGGACAAGGCGATCCTGTGCGTCGGCGTGGCGCACGGCGAGCACCTCGGCCCGCTGGTCGGGATCATCTCGAAGGGCGGCCGGGTGGTCGTCACGTCGATCACGCCCGTCACGGAGACGGCGATGACGTTCTCGCTGTTCGACTTCGCGATGAGCAACAAGGAACTCCGCGGGCACGTCTACGGTGCAGCCAACCCGGTCGCGGACTTCCCGCGCATCATCGAGATGTACCGCCGGGGTCAGCTGCGGCTCGACGAGCTGATCACCACCCGCTACCCCCTTTCTGAGGTCAACGCCGGATTCGCCGACATGCACGGCGGGCGGAACCTGCGGGGTCTGCTGGAGCTGTAG
- a CDS encoding ABC transporter substrate-binding protein produces MPLPTPGSRAPVTRDHSGSLLTSTRRSPATKERDTGVRKLNALIRRRVARRARAAVVVVGALTLAACAGVTGERDPGRLQPDPNATIRWAISVPPIQMDPMVAKAELTHITYDTLIFDGLTTVDSNGRISPRLAASWTEAPDRLSWTVTLRTGAVFHDGKPIDARSVAANLGRALQLRDSTPVLANKLSRWSRAEVVDDRTVRIVLDTPDAAVPAELASPNLLIGSPAAFGTMGTQPVGSGPYRFVSRTADRVTYERFDRYWDPGVAKAARVEVLAIPDGAARMNALRAGQIDGTLAQVNLHADIASFRGDPTAQVVEKPTQNVAAMFLNTSRAPLDSVEVRRALNYAVDRQSLSTSLLGGLCRPTSQPFPDGPGHVADLDNAYTHDPARARQLLSVAGRDGAGIDAIFYQAGLSGALAPALQAQLAEAGIDLRLTAMNPNDSRPAFRSGGAPALVEQILPDADPSLTVQSFLRLDNPGGPTSEMSALGQAALDAPIGTAQQEQALRAFNSYLVANPIGVPICAIPNFFVASSRITGVADMPWSTVSGNTDIRGLGKAS; encoded by the coding sequence GTGCCGCTCCCCACACCGGGAAGTCGTGCTCCGGTCACCCGGGACCACAGCGGATCTCTGCTGACAAGTACTCGCCGTTCACCTGCAACGAAGGAGCGTGACACGGGCGTGCGGAAACTCAATGCGCTGATTCGGCGACGGGTGGCCCGGAGGGCACGTGCGGCCGTGGTTGTGGTCGGCGCGCTGACCCTCGCGGCGTGCGCCGGCGTGACGGGCGAGCGGGACCCGGGCCGGCTGCAGCCGGACCCGAACGCCACCATCCGGTGGGCCATCTCGGTGCCGCCCATCCAGATGGACCCGATGGTGGCAAAGGCGGAGCTGACCCACATCACCTACGACACGCTCATCTTCGACGGCCTCACGACCGTTGACAGCAACGGGCGAATCAGCCCCCGGCTGGCCGCGAGCTGGACCGAGGCCCCCGACCGTCTCTCCTGGACGGTCACGCTCCGCACGGGCGCGGTCTTCCATGACGGCAAGCCGATCGACGCCCGGTCGGTGGCCGCGAACCTCGGCCGCGCCCTGCAGTTGCGGGACAGCACGCCGGTACTGGCCAACAAGTTGAGCCGGTGGTCGAGGGCCGAGGTCGTCGACGACCGGACCGTGCGCATTGTCCTCGACACGCCGGACGCGGCTGTGCCCGCGGAACTCGCCAGCCCGAACCTGTTGATCGGCAGCCCGGCGGCGTTCGGCACCATGGGAACCCAACCGGTCGGCTCGGGGCCCTACCGGTTCGTTTCCCGCACCGCGGACCGTGTCACCTACGAGCGGTTCGACCGGTACTGGGACCCGGGGGTGGCGAAGGCCGCGCGCGTCGAGGTGCTGGCGATCCCGGACGGCGCCGCCCGGATGAACGCGCTGCGCGCCGGCCAGATCGACGGGACCCTCGCGCAGGTCAACCTGCACGCCGACATCGCGTCGTTCCGCGGCGACCCGACGGCCCAGGTGGTCGAGAAACCGACGCAGAACGTCGCCGCGATGTTCCTCAACACGAGCCGGGCACCGCTCGACTCGGTCGAGGTGCGGAGGGCGCTCAACTACGCGGTCGACCGGCAGAGCCTGAGCACGAGCCTGCTCGGCGGTCTGTGCCGCCCGACCTCGCAGCCGTTCCCGGACGGGCCGGGTCACGTGGCCGATCTCGACAACGCCTACACCCACGACCCGGCCCGTGCCCGGCAACTGCTGTCGGTGGCCGGCCGGGACGGGGCCGGCATCGACGCGATCTTCTATCAGGCCGGTCTTTCCGGGGCGCTCGCCCCTGCCCTCCAGGCCCAGCTCGCCGAAGCGGGCATCGACCTGAGGCTCACCGCGATGAACCCGAACGACTCACGTCCGGCCTTCCGCAGCGGCGGCGCCCCGGCGTTGGTCGAGCAAATCCTCCCGGACGCCGACCCGTCGTTGACGGTCCAGAGTTTCCTGCGCTTGGACAACCCGGGCGGGCCGACCAGCGAGATGTCGGCGCTGGGACAGGCCGCCCTCGACGCGCCGATCGGTACCGCTCAGCAGGAGCAGGCGCTCCGGGCTTTCAACTCGTACCTGGTCGCGAACCCGATTGGTGTGCCCATCTGCGCGATCCCGAACTTCTTTGTCGCCTCGTCGCGCATCACAGGGGTCGCCGACATGCCGTGGAGCACGGTCAGCGGCAACACCGATATCCGCGGCCTGGGAAAGGCGTCATGA
- a CDS encoding aldehyde dehydrogenase: MTATSPAPEQADVIDREEILLGGTWVPATGDTLIDVINPATEQIIARVREPSTADVDRAVGRARAAFDGGLWSSSSPEQRARAIDTVADGLQARAAELSALATREGGMPVAFADSSVERAVSFLRYYADQARSFPFRTDRERPDGGTTRIVQEPVGVVAAIAPWNGPLAVAALKLGPALAAGCTVLLKSAPETPLTTYVLAEAVAEAVTAGDLPEGVVSVITGGREIGQAMVAHPQVDKISFTGSTVAGQNIMAAASERMARLTLELGGKSAAILAEDADLEAALASLIPMSCGNTGQMCFALTRVLVPRSRHDEIVEALRAGLSSLVVGDPADPATTTGPLVSEQHRARVEGYLAVAREEGARVVLGGGRPRGLDKGYYIEPTLLDGVANSMRVAQEEIFGPVVSVITYRDIDEAIRIANDSRYGLAGSIYTADHERGFELARRVRTGTITVNGAVFDTTVPFGGFKYSGIGREGGPEGLAAYTETKSVHMTNR; encoded by the coding sequence ATGACCGCAACGTCCCCAGCGCCCGAGCAGGCCGACGTGATCGACCGCGAGGAGATCCTCCTCGGCGGCACGTGGGTGCCGGCCACCGGTGACACGCTGATCGACGTCATCAACCCGGCGACCGAGCAGATCATCGCCCGCGTCCGCGAGCCCTCCACCGCGGACGTGGATCGTGCCGTCGGGCGGGCGCGCGCGGCCTTCGACGGCGGGCTGTGGTCCTCGTCGTCGCCGGAGCAGCGGGCCAGGGCGATCGACACCGTGGCCGACGGACTCCAGGCGCGTGCGGCCGAGCTGAGCGCCCTGGCGACACGGGAAGGCGGGATGCCGGTCGCCTTCGCGGACTCCAGCGTTGAGCGCGCCGTCAGCTTCCTCCGCTACTACGCGGACCAGGCCCGCTCCTTTCCGTTCCGGACGGACCGGGAACGCCCGGACGGCGGAACAACCCGCATCGTCCAGGAGCCGGTCGGCGTGGTCGCCGCGATCGCGCCGTGGAACGGCCCACTCGCCGTGGCGGCGCTCAAGCTCGGGCCCGCTCTCGCCGCGGGGTGCACGGTGCTGCTCAAGTCCGCGCCGGAGACTCCGCTCACCACATACGTGCTCGCCGAGGCCGTGGCCGAGGCCGTGACGGCCGGCGACCTCCCGGAGGGGGTGGTGAGCGTGATCACCGGCGGCCGGGAGATCGGCCAGGCGATGGTGGCCCACCCGCAGGTCGACAAGATCAGCTTCACCGGCAGCACGGTGGCGGGCCAGAACATCATGGCCGCGGCGAGCGAGCGCATGGCCAGGCTGACCCTGGAGCTCGGCGGGAAGTCGGCGGCGATCCTCGCGGAGGACGCCGACCTGGAGGCCGCACTCGCCAGCCTGATCCCGATGTCGTGCGGCAACACCGGACAGATGTGCTTCGCCCTCACCCGCGTCCTGGTTCCCCGGAGCCGGCACGACGAGATCGTCGAGGCATTGCGGGCCGGACTCTCGTCGCTGGTCGTCGGCGACCCGGCCGATCCGGCGACGACGACCGGTCCCCTCGTGTCCGAGCAGCACCGGGCCCGAGTGGAAGGCTACCTCGCCGTGGCACGTGAGGAAGGCGCGCGGGTCGTGCTCGGCGGCGGCCGGCCGCGCGGACTCGACAAGGGGTACTACATCGAACCGACTCTGCTCGACGGTGTCGCCAATTCGATGCGGGTGGCCCAGGAGGAGATCTTCGGGCCGGTCGTCAGTGTCATCACCTACCGCGACATCGACGAGGCGATCCGCATCGCCAACGACTCGCGGTACGGCCTCGCCGGTTCGATCTACACCGCCGATCACGAACGCGGTTTCGAACTGGCCCGTCGCGTCCGCACCGGAACGATCACGGTCAACGGAGCCGTCTTCGACACCACGGTCCCGTTCGGTGGCTTCAAGTACTCCGGAATCGGCCGCGAAGGCGGGCCCGAGGGCCTTGCCGCGTACACCGAAACCAAGTCGGTGCACATGACGAACCGCTGA
- a CDS encoding enoyl-CoA hydratase/isomerase family protein: protein MVRFEVEGGVARITLNRPSVSNAVDLPTAQAFGEAVTAAAGDDVRVILLAGAGPRFCGGGDVRSFLAASDPANYLHELATLFESHLRRLSELPKPVIAAVQGAVAGAGLAFVLNADVVVAARSTKFRMAYSGIGLTPDCGVSYLLPRAVGTQRALELALTGRTLTAEEARAWGLVTEVTDDDAVTRRTGELAESLAAGPALALGQAKRLIRSSFGEGRAHNAADEARTIAAAVTTDEAQKLIRRFVAG, encoded by the coding sequence ATGGTGCGGTTCGAGGTTGAGGGTGGCGTCGCCCGGATCACGCTGAACCGTCCGAGCGTGTCGAACGCGGTGGACCTGCCGACCGCTCAGGCGTTCGGCGAAGCGGTCACAGCGGCGGCCGGCGACGACGTGCGTGTGATCCTGCTGGCTGGTGCGGGGCCGCGGTTCTGCGGCGGCGGGGACGTGCGGTCGTTCCTGGCTGCGTCCGATCCGGCGAACTACCTCCACGAGCTGGCCACCCTGTTCGAGTCGCACCTGCGCCGGCTGTCCGAGCTGCCCAAACCGGTGATCGCGGCGGTCCAGGGTGCGGTTGCCGGGGCCGGTCTGGCGTTCGTGCTCAACGCCGACGTGGTGGTGGCCGCGCGGTCGACGAAGTTCCGCATGGCCTACTCCGGTATCGGCCTCACCCCCGACTGCGGCGTGTCCTACCTGCTGCCCCGTGCGGTCGGTACGCAACGCGCCCTGGAGCTCGCGCTGACCGGCCGAACGCTCACGGCCGAGGAAGCCCGGGCGTGGGGCCTGGTCACCGAGGTCACCGACGACGACGCCGTGACCCGGCGAACCGGCGAACTGGCCGAATCACTCGCCGCCGGACCAGCCTTGGCGCTCGGACAAGCCAAGCGCCTCATCAGGTCGTCCTTCGGCGAGGGACGCGCGCATAACGCGGCCGACGAGGCCCGGACCATCGCGGCCGCGGTCACGACGGACGAGGCACAGAAACTGATCCGGCGTTTCGTCGCCGGGTGA
- a CDS encoding thiolase family protein: MDRVVLLEGARTPVGSFGGALKDVPAHELGATAAKAALERAGVGASDIGEVVMGCIGQVGPDAYNARRVALAAGLPVETPAYTVNRLCGSGLQAIWSAAMQLRWGGVEFALAGGDESMSRMPFYDFGARSGYRLGDRTLADGTVMMLTDPFHNVHMGVTAENVARRCGVSRQEQDEFALLSQQRAAAVAAKEAFAEEITPVEVGGRRPVTVTEDEHPKPGTTVEALAKLRPAFEKDGTVTAGNASGINDGAAAVVLTRESVAAERGLTGLVALESVATAAIEPELMGYAPVPALAKLFAQTGLTPGDVDVVELNEAFASQAVAVIRDAGLDPEKTNPYGGAIALGHPVGATGAILTLRAAKHLVRNDLELGVVTMCIGGGQALAALLRRVA; this comes from the coding sequence GTGGACAGGGTCGTTCTGCTGGAGGGCGCACGGACGCCGGTGGGCAGCTTCGGCGGGGCGTTGAAGGACGTGCCGGCGCACGAACTCGGTGCCACAGCGGCGAAGGCGGCGCTGGAACGCGCCGGGGTCGGTGCGAGCGACATCGGTGAGGTCGTCATGGGCTGCATCGGCCAGGTGGGCCCGGACGCCTACAACGCCCGCCGGGTGGCGCTGGCCGCCGGGTTGCCGGTGGAAACGCCCGCCTACACGGTGAACCGGCTGTGCGGGTCGGGCCTGCAGGCGATCTGGTCGGCGGCGATGCAGTTGCGGTGGGGCGGCGTGGAGTTCGCACTCGCGGGCGGGGACGAGTCGATGAGCCGGATGCCGTTTTACGACTTCGGCGCCCGGTCCGGCTACCGGCTCGGCGACCGGACCCTGGCCGATGGCACGGTGATGATGCTGACCGACCCGTTCCACAACGTCCACATGGGAGTGACGGCGGAGAACGTCGCCCGCCGTTGCGGTGTGTCGCGCCAGGAGCAGGACGAGTTCGCCCTGCTGTCCCAGCAGCGCGCGGCCGCGGTGGCGGCGAAGGAGGCGTTCGCCGAGGAGATCACGCCGGTCGAGGTGGGTGGCCGCCGCCCGGTGACCGTGACCGAGGACGAGCACCCCAAGCCGGGCACCACCGTGGAGGCGCTGGCGAAGCTGCGGCCGGCGTTCGAGAAGGACGGCACGGTCACCGCGGGCAATGCATCCGGGATCAACGACGGCGCCGCGGCGGTGGTGCTGACCCGCGAGTCGGTGGCCGCCGAGCGCGGGCTGACCGGGCTGGTCGCGCTCGAATCCGTGGCGACCGCGGCGATCGAGCCGGAGCTCATGGGGTACGCGCCGGTGCCGGCGCTGGCGAAGTTGTTCGCGCAGACCGGGCTCACGCCAGGTGATGTGGACGTGGTCGAGCTGAACGAGGCGTTCGCGTCGCAGGCGGTGGCGGTGATCCGTGATGCCGGGCTGGATCCGGAGAAGACCAACCCCTACGGCGGGGCCATCGCCCTCGGCCACCCGGTCGGGGCAACCGGCGCGATCCTCACCTTGCGGGCGGCCAAGCACCTGGTCCGCAACGACCTGGAGCTGGGCGTGGTGACGATGTGCATCGGTGGCGGGCAGGCGCTGGCCGCGCTGCTGCGAAGGGTCGCCTGA
- a CDS encoding SDR family oxidoreductase — translation MTGKLADRTMVISGGSRGIGLAIAVAAAAEGANIVLLAKTATADPRLPGTIYTAAAEIEATGGKAFPVVGDVRRDESVAAAVEAAVAQFGGIDICVNNASAISLEGTLDLAPKRFDLMQTVNVRGTWALTRACLPHLRKSRSAHVLTLSPPLNLNPRWLGAYPAYTLSKYGMTMLTLGWATEFADQGIGFNCLWPQTLIDTAAVRNVVAGAQGAARARSPKIMADAAIAMLTRDPRTYTGRCEVDATVVAAAGVEDLTIYGGGENPERDLFLDD, via the coding sequence GTGACGGGAAAGCTGGCGGACCGGACCATGGTGATCTCCGGTGGCAGCCGGGGAATCGGCCTCGCGATCGCGGTGGCGGCCGCCGCCGAGGGCGCCAACATCGTGCTGCTCGCCAAGACGGCCACCGCCGATCCGCGGCTGCCGGGGACGATCTACACGGCCGCGGCGGAGATCGAAGCGACAGGCGGGAAGGCCTTCCCCGTCGTGGGCGACGTCCGGCGCGACGAGTCGGTCGCCGCAGCGGTGGAGGCGGCGGTCGCGCAGTTCGGCGGGATCGACATCTGCGTGAACAACGCCAGCGCGATCTCGCTGGAGGGCACCCTCGACCTCGCCCCGAAGCGGTTCGACCTGATGCAGACGGTCAACGTCCGTGGCACGTGGGCGCTGACCCGGGCGTGCCTGCCCCACCTGCGCAAGAGCCGCAGCGCGCACGTGCTCACGCTGTCCCCGCCGCTCAACCTCAACCCGCGCTGGCTCGGCGCCTACCCCGCGTACACGCTGTCGAAGTACGGGATGACGATGCTGACCCTGGGCTGGGCGACCGAGTTCGCCGACCAGGGGATCGGATTCAACTGTCTGTGGCCGCAGACGCTGATCGACACCGCGGCGGTGCGCAACGTGGTGGCCGGCGCGCAAGGTGCCGCACGAGCGCGGTCGCCGAAGATCATGGCCGACGCCGCGATCGCGATGCTCACGCGGGACCCGCGCACCTACACCGGCCGGTGCGAGGTCGACGCCACGGTTGTCGCCGCAGCTGGAGTCGAGGACCTGACCATCTACGGCGGCGGCGAGAACCCGGAACGAGACCTTTTCCTGGACGACTGA
- the fdxA gene encoding ferredoxin, which produces MTYVITEACVDVKDKACVDECPVDCIYEGERALYIHPDECVDCGACEPVCPVEAIYYEDDLPGRLAGYRAVNTEFFAELGSPGGAKSVGGPLADHAVVAALPLKQATGE; this is translated from the coding sequence ATGACCTACGTGATCACCGAGGCTTGCGTCGACGTCAAGGACAAGGCCTGCGTGGACGAGTGTCCCGTGGACTGCATCTACGAGGGCGAGCGTGCGCTCTACATCCACCCGGACGAATGCGTCGACTGCGGTGCGTGTGAGCCGGTGTGCCCGGTGGAGGCGATCTACTACGAGGACGATCTGCCGGGCCGGCTCGCCGGCTACCGCGCGGTCAACACGGAGTTCTTCGCCGAGCTCGGAAGTCCCGGCGGGGCGAAATCGGTGGGCGGGCCGCTGGCCGACCACGCGGTCGTCGCGGCGCTGCCGCTCAAGCAAGCGACGGGGGAGTGA